In the genome of Nonlabens sp. MB-3u-79, one region contains:
- a CDS encoding PspA/IM30 family protein, which yields MNIFKNIFKIGEAQANKTVNNLESSIIMAEQGIRDMKASLNKSVEAMAHVKALAIGSKNERDKQEAKAKDYESKATLILTKSQDGDITIADADRLAKEALAKKEEAQQHANRANADNKKFDKNISELKNTIETIKGNITNWENELRTLNARVKVSDATKNVNKQMAELDSAGTVSMLERMKEKAAQDEALNEASGELLHTKKSIDDEINAAAETTEAKLDDDLGKLKERLGMKKGNT from the coding sequence ATGAACATATTTAAAAATATATTCAAAATAGGAGAGGCACAAGCAAACAAAACCGTGAACAACCTAGAAAGCTCAATCATCATGGCCGAGCAAGGTATACGTGATATGAAAGCAAGCCTTAATAAAAGTGTAGAAGCAATGGCACACGTAAAAGCTCTTGCTATAGGTTCTAAAAACGAGCGTGATAAGCAGGAAGCAAAGGCTAAAGATTATGAATCTAAAGCCACGCTTATTCTTACAAAATCACAAGATGGTGACATAACAATTGCTGATGCCGATAGGCTTGCAAAAGAAGCCCTTGCCAAAAAAGAAGAAGCACAACAACACGCAAACAGAGCCAATGCCGATAACAAAAAGTTTGACAAAAATATATCTGAGTTAAAAAATACCATCGAAACTATAAAAGGAAACATCACCAATTGGGAAAACGAGTTAAGGACTCTTAACGCACGAGTAAAAGTGAGCGATGCAACTAAAAATGTCAACAAACAAATGGCAGAGTTAGACAGCGCTGGAACGGTGAGCATGTTGGAGCGTATGAAAGAAAAGGCAGCTCAAGATGAGGCGCTTAATGAAGCTTCTGGAGAACTCCTCCACACTAAGAAGTCTATAGATGATGAAATAAACGCCGCTGCCGAAACCACTGAAGCAAAACTAGATGATGATCTTGGAAAGCTTAAAGAGCGATTGGGGATGAAAAAAGGTAATACCTAA
- a CDS encoding zinc ribbon domain-containing protein, which translates to MNDINFKCVKCGHHDYETGEMRATGGTLSKIFDVQNKKFSYIACARCKYTEFYKASTGALSNIFDFFTN; encoded by the coding sequence ATGAACGATATCAATTTTAAATGTGTCAAATGTGGTCATCACGACTATGAAACCGGAGAAATGCGTGCGACTGGTGGTACCCTCTCTAAAATATTTGACGTGCAAAATAAAAAGTTTTCTTATATAGCTTGTGCTCGTTGTAAATACACTGAGTTTTATAAAGCCAGTACAGGAGCTTTAAGTAATATATTTGATTTCTTTACAAACTAA
- a CDS encoding NAD(P)H-dependent oxidoreductase: MNILRIDSSPLQEASASRQLLNVLQSKLESQGHSVTGNRDLYYDELVSLGTQDLHLRQYLGQNRDR; the protein is encoded by the coding sequence ATGAATATTCTTAGAATTGACAGCAGCCCTTTACAGGAAGCTAGTGCTAGCAGACAACTGTTGAACGTGCTACAAAGCAAGTTAGAATCACAAGGTCATTCCGTAACTGGAAATAGAGACCTTTATTACGATGAATTAGTAAGCTTGGGAACTCAAGATTTACATCTACGTCAATATCTAGGTCAAAATCGAGACCGGTAA
- a CDS encoding thioredoxin family protein, with translation MELEQIIKEATDQAISYQQYRAFVEAHTLNGTNSGDELTEALTTYTRLNNQRMKRLDKTLKFLPEYQEFLSAFDKEVYFLIITESWCGDAAQTMPMVNKVTEAAGIDFKVVLRDEHPLLMDHFLTNGARSIAKLILIDKNTHLPITTWGPRPTKATQLVADEKAAKGVLLPEFKQELQNWYNKDKGKDTEKDLVEMLRAV, from the coding sequence ATGGAGTTAGAACAAATTATCAAAGAAGCAACAGATCAAGCTATTTCTTACCAGCAATATAGAGCCTTTGTAGAAGCACATACTCTTAATGGAACGAATAGCGGGGACGAACTCACAGAAGCCCTAACAACATATACCAGACTCAATAATCAGCGCATGAAGCGACTGGATAAAACTTTGAAGTTTTTACCAGAATATCAGGAGTTTTTAAGCGCGTTTGATAAAGAGGTTTACTTTCTGATCATTACCGAAAGTTGGTGTGGTGATGCGGCTCAAACCATGCCCATGGTGAATAAAGTGACCGAAGCCGCTGGAATAGATTTTAAAGTAGTCTTAAGAGATGAACATCCGTTGTTGATGGATCACTTCTTGACAAATGGCGCTCGTTCTATAGCAAAACTTATTTTAATAGATAAGAATACACATCTACCTATCACAACTTGGGGACCAAGGCCCACTAAAGCTACACAGTTAGTAGCAGACGAAAAAGCTGCAAAAGGAGTACTTTTACCAGAATTTAAACAAGAATTACAAAACTGGTACAATAAGGATAAAGGAAAAGATACGGAGAAGGATCTGGTCGAGATGTTAAGGGCGGTATAG